A stretch of the Malus domestica chromosome 08, GDT2T_hap1 genome encodes the following:
- the LOC103440760 gene encoding probable beta-1,3-galactosyltransferase 12, with the protein MPLFFHRQSSLPTATATATSPSYSSKLLKPLKPHPAPVPTRTPLPIIVFSLVSLFIGLAGTIFAVAAFRRPTPIPIFRCGKSDDTFRGFYSLSKSRQIGDKNGGLVDRPKLLGFVGIQTGFGSADRRAALRNTWFPSDPDGLLRLEQATGLAFRFVIGRSKDAKKMAELQKEIDKNRDFLVIDSNEEYLNLPWKTLAFFKAAFQLFEADYYVKANDDIYLRPDRLAMLLAKERTHPQTYIGCMKKGPVVTDPKMKWYEKSGHLIGNEYFQHAFGPIYVLSAEVVASLAVARNNSLRMFSNEDVTIGSWMLAMNVNHEDNRALCDPRCTLTSIAVWDIPKCSGLCNPVIRLRELHAMRMCSKSPTLPPDDR; encoded by the exons ATGCCACTCTTTTTCCACCGCCAATCTTCTCTGcccaccgccaccgccaccgccacctcGCCCTCCTACTCCTCCAAGCTCCTCAAGCCCCTAAAGCCCCATCCTGCCCCTGTCCCCACCCGCACTCCCCTGCCCATTATCGTCTTTTCACTCGTCTCCCTCTTCATCGGCCTCGCAGGAACCATCTTCGCCGTCGCCGCCTTCCGCCGCCCGACCCCCATTCCCATTTTCCGATGCGGAAAATCGGACGACACATTCCGGGGGTTCTACTCTCTGTCGAAGTCTCGGCAGATCGGTGATAAAAATGGTGGCTTGGTTGATCGGCCCAAGCTTCTTGGGTTCGTCGGAATTCAGACCGGGTTTGGCTCGGCCGATCGCCGTGCAGCGTTGCGGAACACTTGGTTTCCTTCCGACCCAGATGGCCTTTTGAG GTTGGAACAGGCCACTGGTTTAGCATTTAGGTTCGTTATCGGGCGATCGAAAGATGCAAAGAAGATGGCGGAGCTTCAGAAAGAGATCGATAAGAACAGAGACTTTTTGGTTAttgatagcaatgaagaatattTAAACCTTCCGTGGAAAAC GTTGGCATTTTTCAAAGCAGCATTTCAACTTTTCGAAGCAGATTACTATGTCAAAGCCAATGATGACATTTATTTGCGTCCAG ATCGACTAGCCATGCTTCTAGCCAAGGAACGAACACATCCACAAACCTACATTGGATGCATGAAGAAAGGACCAGTAGTCACTGACCCTAAAATGAAATG GTATGAGAAATCAGGACATCTAATTGGTAATGAATACTTTCAGCATGCTTTTGGTCCTATTTATGTTCTGTCTGCAGAGGTGGTAGCTTCATTAGCAGTCGCTAGAAATAACAG TTTGAGAATGTTTAGCAATGAGGACGTCACGATTGGATCATGGATGCTTGCTATGAATGTCAATCATGAGGATAATCGGGCATTATGCGACCCTCGTTGCACACTCACATCCATTGCAGTGTGGGACATCCCAAAATGTTCAG GTTTGTGCAACCCAGTCATTAGGCTGAGAGAGCTTCATGCGATGAGAATGTGCTCCAAAAGCCCGACGCTGCCTCCTGATGACAGATAA
- the LOC103440761 gene encoding zinc transporter 4, chloroplastic-like isoform X1: MSFVEDLWPWLSPPGFLEKSRLFKESLLQSMANTSCGSAEIEACRNESSAFVLKLIAVASILLAGVVGVAIPLVGKNRSFLRTDGSLFVAAKAFAAGVILATGFVHMLPDGSAALNDPCLPEYPWTKFPFSGFFAMMASLATLLVDFVGTQYYERKQGKTRPAEDQVRVASDDPEIEAGTGPEHPARELNGKVFGEEEGGGMHIVGMHAHAAHHGHSHAHGQAGCDGHVTRESEPEHGHDSHGHGHGHSHGFGDDDEDGGVRHVVVSQILELGIVSHSVIIGLSLGVSQSPCTIRPLVAALSFHQFFEGFALGGCISQAQFKTLATTLMACFFAVTTPLGIGVGIAISSFYNPDSAGALVTEGILDSMSAGILVYMALVDLIAADFLSKRMSCNFRLQLVSYCCLFVGAGLMSLLAIWA; this comes from the exons ATGTCATTCGTTGAG GATCTTTGGCCCTGGCTCAGCCCTCCAGGTTTCCTAGAAAAATCTCGGCTTTTCAAAG AGTCCCTTTTGCAGTCCATGGCCAACACGAGCTGCGGGAGCGCGGAGATCGAGGCCTGCCGCAACGAGTCGTCGGCTTTCGTCCTCAAGCTAATCGCTGTCGCTTCGATTCTCCTGGCCGGAGTCGTCGGAGTCGCAATTCCCCTCGTCGGTAAGAACCGCAGCTTTCTCCGCACCGACGGTAGCCTCTTCGTTGCCGCCAAGGCCTTCGCCGCCGGGGTAATTCTTGCCACCGGGTTTGTCCACATGCTCCCGGACGGGTCGGCCGCCCTGAACGACCCGTGCCTGCCGGAATACCCCTGGACCAAGTTCCCCTTCTCGGGATTTTTCGCCATGATGGCCTCGCTTGCCACGTTGCTCGTCGACTTTGTTGGGACCCAGTATTACGAGAGGAAACAGGGGAAGACTCGCCCCGCCGAGGACCAGGTGCGGGTCGCGTCGGATGACCCGGAGATTGAGGCGGGTACGGGTCCCGAACATCCGGCGAGGGAGTTGAATGGGAAGGTGTTTGGGGAAGAGGAAGGCGGTGGGATGCACATTGTTGGGATGCATGCGCACGCGGCGCACCACGGACACAGCCACGCGCACGGCCAGGCCGGATGTGATGGGCACGTGACGAGGGAATCCGAACCGGAACACGGGCACGATTCGCACGGGCACGGGCATGGGCATTCTCACGGGTTCGGGGATGATGACGAGGACGGTGGTGTCCGCCACGTGGTCGTTTCTCAG ATTTTGGAACTTGGGATTGTATCACATTCAGTGATCATAGGCCTATCACTGGGAGTTTCACAGAGCCCATGCACCATAAGACCCTTGGTTGCAGCATTGTCATTCCATCAGTTCTTTGAAGGTTTTGCACTTGGAGGCTGCatatctcaagcccaattcaagaccCTAGCAACAACCCTAATGGCCTGTTTTTTCGCCGTCACAACCCCGCTTGGGATAGGCGTTGGGATCGCCATTTCTTCGTTCTACAACCCGGACAGTGCGGGAGCTTTGGTCACCGAGGGCATCTTGGATTCCATGTCCGCCGGAATTCTAGTGTACATGGCGTTGGTTGACCTAATTGCTGCTGATTTTTTGAGTAAGAGGATGAGCTGCAATTTCAGGCTTCAACTTGTATCTTATTGCTGTCTCTTTGTTGGAGCTGGATTGATGTCATTACTTGCAATTTGGGCTTAA
- the LOC103440761 gene encoding zinc transporter 4, chloroplastic-like isoform X2: protein MANTSCGSAEIEACRNESSAFVLKLIAVASILLAGVVGVAIPLVGKNRSFLRTDGSLFVAAKAFAAGVILATGFVHMLPDGSAALNDPCLPEYPWTKFPFSGFFAMMASLATLLVDFVGTQYYERKQGKTRPAEDQVRVASDDPEIEAGTGPEHPARELNGKVFGEEEGGGMHIVGMHAHAAHHGHSHAHGQAGCDGHVTRESEPEHGHDSHGHGHGHSHGFGDDDEDGGVRHVVVSQILELGIVSHSVIIGLSLGVSQSPCTIRPLVAALSFHQFFEGFALGGCISQAQFKTLATTLMACFFAVTTPLGIGVGIAISSFYNPDSAGALVTEGILDSMSAGILVYMALVDLIAADFLSKRMSCNFRLQLVSYCCLFVGAGLMSLLAIWA, encoded by the exons ATGGCCAACACGAGCTGCGGGAGCGCGGAGATCGAGGCCTGCCGCAACGAGTCGTCGGCTTTCGTCCTCAAGCTAATCGCTGTCGCTTCGATTCTCCTGGCCGGAGTCGTCGGAGTCGCAATTCCCCTCGTCGGTAAGAACCGCAGCTTTCTCCGCACCGACGGTAGCCTCTTCGTTGCCGCCAAGGCCTTCGCCGCCGGGGTAATTCTTGCCACCGGGTTTGTCCACATGCTCCCGGACGGGTCGGCCGCCCTGAACGACCCGTGCCTGCCGGAATACCCCTGGACCAAGTTCCCCTTCTCGGGATTTTTCGCCATGATGGCCTCGCTTGCCACGTTGCTCGTCGACTTTGTTGGGACCCAGTATTACGAGAGGAAACAGGGGAAGACTCGCCCCGCCGAGGACCAGGTGCGGGTCGCGTCGGATGACCCGGAGATTGAGGCGGGTACGGGTCCCGAACATCCGGCGAGGGAGTTGAATGGGAAGGTGTTTGGGGAAGAGGAAGGCGGTGGGATGCACATTGTTGGGATGCATGCGCACGCGGCGCACCACGGACACAGCCACGCGCACGGCCAGGCCGGATGTGATGGGCACGTGACGAGGGAATCCGAACCGGAACACGGGCACGATTCGCACGGGCACGGGCATGGGCATTCTCACGGGTTCGGGGATGATGACGAGGACGGTGGTGTCCGCCACGTGGTCGTTTCTCAG ATTTTGGAACTTGGGATTGTATCACATTCAGTGATCATAGGCCTATCACTGGGAGTTTCACAGAGCCCATGCACCATAAGACCCTTGGTTGCAGCATTGTCATTCCATCAGTTCTTTGAAGGTTTTGCACTTGGAGGCTGCatatctcaagcccaattcaagaccCTAGCAACAACCCTAATGGCCTGTTTTTTCGCCGTCACAACCCCGCTTGGGATAGGCGTTGGGATCGCCATTTCTTCGTTCTACAACCCGGACAGTGCGGGAGCTTTGGTCACCGAGGGCATCTTGGATTCCATGTCCGCCGGAATTCTAGTGTACATGGCGTTGGTTGACCTAATTGCTGCTGATTTTTTGAGTAAGAGGATGAGCTGCAATTTCAGGCTTCAACTTGTATCTTATTGCTGTCTCTTTGTTGGAGCTGGATTGATGTCATTACTTGCAATTTGGGCTTAA
- the LOC139198304 gene encoding uncharacterized protein, with protein sequence MERLLAHWYTISKQPNSGVNLVEFLAEGDNRPVLSFDKIRAAPAELEDHRPLVKDPLEEINVGTADDPRFLFISALLPQRMKDEFRTLLTKFKDCFAWSYHEMPGLDRTLVEHELRIKPGFKPFRQPSRRFSTEVQLSIKDELVRLLKAGFIRTARYVEWLANIVPVLKKNGALRIFDENKARAIIAAPPPTTKKQLQSLLGQINFLRRFIANSAGKMKAFSTLLKLKDSDKFVWNDEHQSAFTQIKVSLTNPPVLVPPRHGKSLKLYISAAEESIGCLLAQDNDVGREQAIFYLSRNLNPPEINYSAVEKLCLAVFFAASKLRHYMLPSVTQVIAQTDVIRYMLTRPIVKGRIGKWTMALSEFSLQYVPQKAVKGQALADFLAQHPSPYGFGDTDVEIGMVETRDNYWTMYFDGSSTSSSAGVGVVIQSPKHDRWYFSLKLDFDCTNNQAEYEALIIGLGLLHDLRATRALVLGDSELVINQLNGSFRCMSCTLAPYHMVASYLAESFDGITFEHVSRIHNTDADALAQIASGAQLLGGKLGLEIPVLRQLYPALVNQQIFRRDDVIRTRVISLPSLLDRQDTIEVCTVEATPDDWRKPIMQYLDNPNRKHSCKTRVHATNYVTYQNELYRKGDDGLLLLCLGPQESARAIAEVHEGITDQWEVLKKYYPVTWEMRE encoded by the exons atggaacgactgctggcccattggtatacgatatctaaacaaccaaattcgggcgtcaacctcgtcgagttccttgctGAAGGAGATAATAGGCCTGTattatcttttgataaaattcgagctgccccggccgagctcgagGATCATCGACCCCTAGTTAAGGACCCTTTagaagagattaatgttgggacggccgatgacccacggtttttgtttattagtgctttaCTTCCCCAACGAATGAAAGATGAGTTTCGTACCTTGCTTAcgaaattcaaagattgttttgcttggagttatcatgaaatgcccggcttagatcgtactctggtcgagcatgaattacgtattaagcccggattTAAACCTTTCCGTCAGCCATCTCGTCGATTCTCAACCGAAGTACAACTTAGTATCAAGGACGAACtggttcggcttttgaaagccggattcattcggacagctcgatatgtcgaatggttggcgaatatcgtccctgtattaaagaaaaatggtgcactgCGCATTT tcgatgagaaTAAGGCACGCGCAATCATCGCTGCCCCACCCCCAACGACGAAGAAACAGCTCCAGTCTTTACTTGGACAAATCAATTTCCTCCGCCGATTTATTGCCAACTCGGCaggaaaaatgaaagcgttttctACACTCTTAAAACTCAAGGATTctgataaatttgtgtggaacgACGAGCATCAATCGGCGTTTAcgcaaatcaaagtctccctcacgaACCCACCTGTCTTGGTTCCTCCCCGGCACGGTAAGTCTCTTAAGCTATATATTTCGGCGGCTgaagagtccatcggctgcctccttGCCCAAGACAATGATGTCGGGCGAGAGCAGGCTATTTTTTACCTTAGTCGAAATCTTAATCCaccggagatcaattattccgccgtGGAGAAGCTCTGTCTTGCCGTGTTCTTCGCCGCCTCTAAACTCCGGCATTACATGCTTCCGTCGGTcacacaagtcattgcccagaccgatgTCATCaggtacatgcttacccgacCGAtcgtaaaagggagaattgggaagtggacgatggcgttgtccgagtttagcCTACAATACGTGCCtcagaaagctgtcaaaggccaaGCATTGGCCGATTTCCTGGCTCAACATCCTTCCCCCTATGGTTTTGGGGACACTGatgtcgaaatcggcatggttgaaacacgcgacaactattggacgatgtattttgacgGGTCCAGCACTTCATCCTCGGCCGGTGTTGGAGTTGTCATTCAATCTCCTAAgcacgatcgttggtatttttcgcttaagttggattttgactgcaccaataatcaggctGAATATGAAGCCTTAATCATCGGCCTTGGCCTCCTTCATGACTTGAGGGCCACCCGTGCCCTCGTCCTCGGCGACTCTGAGCTTGTGATCAACCAACTTAATGGATCTtttcgctgcatgagttgtaccctagcaccctaccacatggttgccagctatttggccgagtccttcGACGGTATTACGTTCGAACATGTTTCCCGGatccataataccgacgcagatgcgttggctcaaattgcctctggtgcacaactcctggggggcaagctaggcctaGAAATACCGGTGTTACGAcaattatacccggccttggtcaACCAGCAAATCTTCCGGCGCGACGATGTAATACGCACTCGAGTCATATCTTTACCTTCATTGTTAGACCGACAAGATACTATAGAGGTTTGTACCGTCGAGGCaacaccagatgattggagaaagcccattatgcagtaccttgacaatcccaaTAGAAAACATAGTTGCAAGACACGAgttcacgccacgaactatgtcacgtaccaaaacgagttatatCGAAAAGGGGATGATGGATTActactgctatgcctcggccctcaagagagtgctcgggcgatcgcagaggttcatgaaggg ATTACCGATCAATGGGAAGTTTTGAAGAAGTACTACCCGGTAACGTGGGAAATGCGAGAATAA
- the LOC103428722 gene encoding receptor-like protein 7, whose translation MKLLLISFMFLIGTVTPAESKCNEDDQSSLLRLKQSLNFNNFASTKLVTWNASIDCCSWVGVNCSANGYAVGLDLSKERILSGIDDSSSLFDLQHLQSLNFADNGYHHSQIPSSIGKLANLRYLNLSHNGFLGQIPIEISHLTRLIVLDLSETNLKLENPNLSMLIRNLTELEVLYLDSVNISRKRSDWCQVISSSLPKLRVLSLSSTGLLGPIDDSLAKLSSLSVIRLDYNNISSPVPSFFANFSNLTSLILHKCQLYGTFPQEIFQISTLQHIDLSSNRLLQGSLPEFPNTGSLQTLELSYTSFSGLLLDSIGNLKMLSVIDLSTCNFYGSIPKSMENLRHLYYLDMSDNKFSGSINSTHWENLVELKDVDLSYNLLVGGIPLSMFSLPLLQTLYLSNNKFSHQFHEFSNVSSSNQLSSLFLDFNNLEGPVPMSIFSLRGLEYLSLSSNNLEGSFPLSGLQKLRNLTFLNLSNTSLFIDHTGTNSSYSSLPQLDTVILSSTKLRTYPDFLRYLPNLHTLDLAQNQIHGEIPNWIWGLKLVSYLNISCNSLASFGPLPNLTSALRLLDLHSNQLQGQIPVFSAPTMQFLDYSRNNLSSGIPTNIGEFLTTTKLFSLSSNNLHGIIPRSLCNLSTLEILDLSNNSLSGIIPECLTTMKTLASVSTLRVLVLRSNKFYGGIGCPSTNGTWPVLQIIDVAHNNFNGELPGGLLTTWKAMMDNKADANHLQYLYRFYPGIYYQNSVTIVSKDLTMDLANILTIFTAVDFSGNKFHGQIPEEIGELKSLYILNFSNNAFTGEIPSSLSNLGDLESLDLSVNNLSGQIPPEFSKLHFLAFMNLSTNHLVGKIPSSTQFSTFPKSSFEGNTDLWGPPLTAYDRPPMSLPPMSNGSDPNSGSEINWDILSVEIGYFVGLGVVIGSLVFCEGWRNWYYEAVENMFFKMLPHLDKRNGNRIRGRQ comes from the exons ATGAAACTTTTGCTCATTTCCTTTATGTTCTTGATCGGGACTGTTACTCCAGCCGAAAGCAAGTGCAATGAAGATGACCAGTCATCGTTGCTCCGCTTAAAGCAAAGCCTTAACTTCAATAATTTTGCTTCCACCAAGCTTGTTACTTGGAATGCAAGTATCGACTGCTGTTCTTGGGTCGGAGTAAATTGCAGTGCTAATGGCTATGCAGTTGGTCTGGACCTCAGCAAGGAACGGATCCTAAGTGGGATTGACGACTCCAGCAGTCTTTTTGATCTTCAACATCTTCAAAGCCTCAACTTTGCTGATAACGGTTATCACCACTCTCAAATACCATCTTCTATCGGAAAGCTTGCAAATTTGAGGTATCTGAATCTATCCCATAATGGTTTTTTGGGGCAAATCCCAATTGAGATTTCGCACTTGACAAGGTTGATTGTTCTTGATCTTTCTGAAACTAACTTAAAACTTGAGAACCCCAATTTAAGCATGCTGATTCGGAATCTCACAGAGCTTGAAgtattatatcttgattcggTAAACATATCAAGAAAAAGGAGTGACTGGTGTCAAGTAATATCTTCTTCACTTCCAAAGCTGAGGGTGCTGAGCTTGTCCAGCACTGGTCTTCTGGGACCTATTGATGACTCCCTTGCCAAGCTTTCATCTCTATCCGTGATTCGATTGGATTATAACAACATATCTTCTCCGGTTCCATCATTCTTCGCCAATTTTTCGAACTTGACTTCCTTGATTCTCCATAAATGTCAGTTGTATGGAACATTTCCCCAAGAAATCTTCCAGATATCTACACTACAGCATATTGACTTGTCCTCCAATCGGCTGCTTCAAGGTTCCTTGCCAGAATTTCCGAACACTGGATCTCTTCAAACTCTGGAATTGAGCTACACAAGTTTTTCGGGGTTATTGCTGGACTCTATTGGCAACCTCAAAATGTTGTCCGTGATAGATCTCTCAACCTGCAATTTCTATGGATCAATCCCAAAGTCAATGGAAAATCTCAGACACTTGTATTATTTAGACATGTCAGACAACAAGTTCAGCGGTTCCATTAATTCCACTCATTGGGAAAACCTTGTCGAGTTGAAGGATGTTGACTTGAGTTACAACCTGCTTGTTGGAGGCATTCCATTATCTATGTTTTCTCTTCCCCTGCTGCAAACATTATACCTTTCCAACAATAAGTTCTCGCATCAGTTCCATGAGTTCTCTAACGTCTCTTCTTCTAACCAATTAAGCTCCTTGTTTTTGGATTTCAACAATCTCGAAGGGCCAGTACCGATGTCTATTTTTAGTTTGAGAGGTCTTGAGTATCTTTCACTTTCTTCAAACAACTTGGAAGGCTCGTTTCCTCTAAGTGGTCTTCAGAAGCTGAGAAATCTGACTTTTCTTAATCTTTCAAACACCAGCTTGTTCATTGATCATACCGGTACCAATTCCTCATATTCATCCTTGCCTCAATTGGATACAGTGATTTTAAGTTCTACCAAGTTGAGAACATATCCTGATTTCTTGAGATATCTACCCAATTTACACACCTTGGATCTTGCACAAAATCAAATTCATGGAGAGATACCAAACTGGATTTGGGGGCTCAAATTGGTTAGTTATCTAAATATTTCATGCAACTCCTTGGCAAGTTTTGGTCCTTTACCCAATCTCACTTCTGCTCTACGGCTGCTCGACCTTCACTCTAACCAGCTTCAAGGGCAAATCCCAGTTTTCTCAGCACCTACAATGCAATTTTTGGATTACTCCAGAAATAATTTGAGCTCTGGCATACCGACTAACATTGGTGAGTTCTTGACGACCACCAAACTCTTCTCACTTTCAAGCAATAACCTCCACGGCATCATTCCGAGATCGTTGTGCAATCTGTCAACTCTTGAGATTCTTGATCTGTCCAATAATTCACTTAGTGGTATAATTCCTGAGTGCTTGACTACAATGAAGACGCTTGCA AGTGTTTCCACCTTGCGAGTCCTTGTTCTCCGATCCAATAAATTCTACGGAGGCATTGGATGTCCGAGTACCAATGGCACCTGGCCAGTGCTTCAAATCATAGATGTAGCTCACAACAATTTCAATGGCGAATTACCTGGAGGATTGTTGACAACATGGAAAGCTATGATGGACAACAAAGCTGATGCAAATCACCTTCAGTATTTGTACAGATTCTATCCTGGTATTTACTATCAGAACTCGGTAACAATTGTGAGCAAAGATTTGACGATGGACCTGGCAAATATTCTAACTATCTTCACCGCAGTTGACTTTTCTGGCAacaaattccatggacaaataCCTGAAGAAATTGGAGAACTCAAATCATTGTATATTCTCAACTTCTCCAACAATGCTTTCACAGGTGAAATCCCATCATCATTGAGTAACTTGGGAGACCTCGAGTCTTTAGATCTCTCAGTGAACAACCTGAGTGGGCAGATTCCACCAGAATTTTCAAAACTCCATTTCCTTGCATTCATGAACCTCTCAACCAATCACTTGGTTGGCAAGATCCCAAGCAGCACTCAGTTTTCAACATttccaaaatcttccttcgaagGTAACACGGATTTATGGGGGCCTCCTTTGACAGCATATGACAGACCACCGATGTCGTTGCCACCAATGTCAAATGGAAGTGATCCGAATTCTGGCAGTGAGATTAATTGGGACATTCTAAGTGTTGAAATTGGATATTTTGTCGGCCTTGGAGTCGTCATCGGGTCACTCGTGTTTTGCGAGGGATGGAGGAACTGGTATTACGAGGCTGTGGAGAACATGTTCTTTAAGATGCTCCCTCATCTGGACAAAAGAAATGGTAATCGGATTCGTGGAAGACAATGA
- the LOC139198305 gene encoding receptor-like protein 7, whose protein sequence is MLDLHSNQLQGQIPVFSAPTMQFLDYSRNNLSSGIPTNIGEFLTTTKLFSLSSNSLHGIIPRSLCNLSTLEILDLSNNSLSGMIPECLTTMKTLAVLNLRRNNLTDNISYKFDEHCSLETLDLSGNQIKGRLPESLVSCTKLVVLNLGYNQIMDTFPCYLKSVSTLRVLVLRSNKFYGGIGCPSTNGTWPVLQIIDVAHNNFNGELPGGLLTTWKAMMDNQADANHLQYADTGFAVIYYQNSVTIVSKDLTMDLAKILTIFTAVDFSGNKFHGQIPEEIGELKSLYILNFSNNAFTGEIPSSLSNLGNL, encoded by the coding sequence ATGCTCGACCTTCACTCTAACCAGCTTCAAGGGCAAATCCCAGTTTTCTCAGCACCTACAATGCAATTTTTGGATTACTCCAGAAATAATTTGAGCTCTGGCATACCGACTAACATTGGTGAGTTCTTGACGACCACCAAACTCTTCTCACTTTCAAGCAATAGCCTCCACGGCATCATTCCGAGATCGTTGTGCAATCTGTCAACGCTTGAGATTCTTGATCTGTCCAATAATTCACTCAGTGGTATGATTCCTGAGTGCTTGACTACAATGAAGACGCTTGCAGTGCTTAATTTACGGAGAAACAACCTTACGGACAACATTTCTTACAAATTTGATGAGCATTGCAGTTTAGAAACTCTAGACCTCAGTGGAAATCAAATCAAAGGCCGGCTTCCAGAATCTTTAGTCAGCTGCACAAAATTAGTGGTATTAAACCTTGGGTACAATCAGATAATGGATACTTTTCCCTGCTATTTGAAGAGTGTTTCCACCTTGCGAGTCCTTGTTCTCCGATCCAATAAATTCTACGGAGGCATTGGATGTCCGAGTACCAATGGCACCTGGCCAGTGCTTCAAATCATAGATGTAGCTCACAATAATTTCAATGGCGAATTACCTGGTGGATTGTTGACAACATGGAAAGCTATGATGGATAACCAAGCTGATGCAAATCACCTTCAGTATGCGGACACAGGCTTTGCTGTTATTTACTATCAGAACTCGGTAACAATTGTGAGCAAAGATTTGACGATGGACCTGGCAAAGATTCTAACTATCTTCACCGCAGTTGACTTTTCTGGCAacaaattccatggacaaataCCTGAAGAAATTGGAGAACTCAAATCATTGTATATTCTCAACTTCTCCAACAATGCTTTCACAGGTGAAATCCCATCATCGTTGAGTAACTTGGGAAACCTCTAG